From Corvus moneduloides isolate bCorMon1 chromosome 2, bCorMon1.pri, whole genome shotgun sequence, one genomic window encodes:
- the EXPH5 gene encoding exophilin-5 isoform X4, with protein sequence MATAEMCNSPKSTVTSGHSFDTNQNEIMEKSTLEWNEQLEKEIFSVLSDLDDQLAQEQIQDPLDRTVSTSSASNVQSSSAFPTSKRQTASRGQQRNDWSDMPSTFCPDGLRTLRAKDEHKIFIRPRKLHSAYMNWHQTAFQEDCSYGDAIDGNPRLHRRRLSSVSFGRSSEGSLYPPSVTQNSGFRHKSCMNRDTAGRSYSVCSLRRCPSSVSSDQLSASSLQHPLARESKNGFVPRFGRQNPKRIPLSSIVWNNTPDSSEETPEKMFRTQSLMEFHATDYGRYPSSLQETKKRSSYHSKHHYRRSISSSNCFSRVSCPDKATSPLPFDNWENYPLYKSESNLSRSYYRDTSSHGKLYANQKNSSYGRKDSYPSWADIPQCYSDEVFVSPDASFEVFMANLNDQQWAHTKNAKFGSQRLQNDFHMYSPENTSIKRMTRTANRTSSEFTEGCQPWLNRSSSVSSSGIRTDESVFPSSKDQPKPTGLNRNSVVITQRSTKADFAHLERAECMKQQDGNMLLQSVPQQADTSYINAQSFSSNSPASAMWQRDVSLFNTMTSKRQTQATARGDTAKIYISNGDKRNLEMKENDCPPNSVFSQPLCISPAGKSWKEPFLPSQKEWEHNLHYAAQRESIKQGNWSAEALNEATPKRQSSLLNVTSALSTEKLASCQGMLSCPPECSSSFSKSSPQALSHKDNSQCLGTLTSSSVNCTFTDSQAEERKTAQVSRTGVSKKISQKTWQNASTLVTKDCNGQFTASSPQNGNNGNSGNIYIHSFDGDPNTSENSLSYFCLEKGTGKMRSTSPCIGRFHKQDSSPRHTSSCSITGSPGRNSSKSSDPLVIYYTLPRKSASIAGGIMSDTPISLPRESRTTCDCLRSETPHRADPFCSNQRDVSSLDPTCSFLTSASLNAATSNKDYPSPLTKSMNDSISSSTSVDLTDRCKHLSRRESSVFSDYKEGGNFLQKYKTTSTFTVCVDEDHVKYHELVSIYYTLPRRHSRTFCSLFRDNSEDADLPCPKENVQSPRIQNKKNEDHVSLANGFFPTTSEKEVPSYSSDQVSSVLVTPQNLRTAADSEEESSHFSPSSEKSVSVVTNKKENSAYLSLAENVLSDVVTKEISFGSPQPTAIVAKSGKVISDASSSQNAEIHLKEKKEILQRATPLMSTSSIPPKPGRHLENRLYCTSTNKNIIQKGSSESCSQPPKVNNRKNLNSLLLCSGEKSSLGRSGNTAHADVPLTPVEDVYTDSTQVKQRVNFLHQTTPLRNNKFNGLQLRADSSRKKENGLNFCSKVLPESQRKTSEVSTASSADPLLQLGKVTSTDTDEVKNLKIKKEQNSQSSHMGKVYSSFQESKRRSEGNLNTKDKVPRATQDKKITQSAEDENKLLSDCTRDKVKDIEKRKNRPSIKNKLAAVYKTSRKFSSKNLPPKPHISNIFSQNDGSATSLEVNMSLDSLISMDSHQPFLELDNENQNHSLNSDKNLPRPRTAENKKTENQNDPSLLNTKRRPFTSSYTQKEAISPRKTAVKVENRPRLTTLFPDKPVTMRNKNSQMLDLGLESKIQPITPSATTSYPLDEEKGRASSHACTPPSPLLTDKNLNTYVNNCLQADTCPEQNLASQTVLGQRQNTSQPTGLENANLNSYRLRKSHAKSQRERHLSESICARDSLETSASGSNILPKDGIHGKRFKSYSELLSCDENENWASDHEKCYSTRNLMYPSVEFGIFGKEQQLAFLENIKRSLTEGRLWRPCLLNNPGAFRDTENSSINRAELLSSSSAGSKMSSAASSPRELTDTYVEDPAAYSDSDSDTTTDDEYYLDEIDKESEL encoded by the exons ATGGCAACG GCTGAAATGTGTAATTCTCCAAAGTCAACTGTAACAAGTGGTCATTCTTTTGAtacaaaccaaaatgaaataatggaGAAAAGTACACTGGAATGGAATGAACAGCTGGAGAAAGAGATTTTCAGTG ttCTGAGTGATCTGGATGACCAGCTGGCCCAGGAACAAATCCAAGACCCTTTGGACAGGACAGTTTCTACTAGCAGTGCATCAAATGTCCAAAGTAGTAGTGCATTCCCTACTTCAAAGAGGCAGACTGCTAGTAGGGGGCAACAGAGAAATGACTGGAGTGATATGCCTAGCACATTTTGCCCAGATGGACTGAGAACACTAAGGGCCAAAGATGAACACAAGATTTTCATCAGACCAAGGAAGTTACACAGTGCATATATGAACTGGCACCAAACAGCCTTTCAAGAAGATTGCAGTTATGGTGATGCAATCGATGGAAATCCTCGTCTGCACCGTAGGAGGCTGTCTTCGGTTTCTTTCGGACGGTCTTCAGAAGGGAGCTTATATCCTCCTTCTGTAACACAGAACAGTGGATTTAGGCACAAGAGTTGTATGAACAGGGATACAGCTGGCAGAAGTTACTCTGTATGTTCCCTTCGGAGATGTCCATCATCAGTATCTTCTGATCAGCTATCAGCATCAAGTTTACAGCATCCATTGGCAAGGGAGAGCAAGAATGGTTTTGTACCAAGGTTTGGTCGACAGAACCCAAAGAGAATTCCTCTGTCTTCCATTGTATGGAACAACACACCAGACTCTTCTGAAGAAACTccagaaaaaatgtttagaaCTCAATCACTGATGGAGTTTCATGCTACAGACTATGGCAGATATCCCAGCTCTTTACAAGAAACTAAGAAACGCTCAAGTTACCACTCAAAACACCACTATAGAAGATCTATTTCAAGTAGTAATTGCTTTAGCAGAGTTAGTTGCCCTGATAAAGCTACTTCTCCGTTGCCCTTTGATAACTGGGAAAACTATCCTTTGTACAAATCAGAAAGTAATCTCTCTAGGTCCTACTACAGAGATACCTCTTCTCATGGCAAGTTGTatgcaaaccaaaaaaattcttcttatGGAAGAAAAGACAGCTATCCTTCTTGGGCTGATATTCCTCAGTGTTACAGTGATGAAGTGTTTGTTTCCCCTGATGCCAGCTTTGAAGTGTTTATGGCCAATTTAAATGACCAGCAGTGGGCACATACAAAGAATGCCAAGTTTGGTTCACAGCGCCTGCAGAACGATTTTCACATGTACTCTCCAGAAAATACAAGTATCAAAAGGATGACAAGAACTGCAAACAGAACTTCTTCAGAATTCACTGAGGGCTGTCAGCCTTGGCTAAATCGTagctcttctgtttcttcatctGGTATCAGAACTGATGAGTCAGTCTTTCCCAGTTCAAAGGACCAACCAAAACCTACAGGACTGAACAGGAATTCAGTTGTCATTACCCAAAGGAGTACTAAGGCAGACTTTGCACACCTGGAAAGGGCTGAATGTATGAAACAGCAAGATGGAAACATGCTGTTACAGTCAGTTCCTCAACAAGCAGATACAAGCTACATCAACGCACAGAGTTTTTCCTCTAACAGCCCTGCTTCTGCCATGTGGCAAAGAGATGTATCTCTCTTTAACACAATGACATCAAAGAGACAAACCCAAGCCACTGCCAGAGGAGATACTGCAAAAATTTATATATCAAATGGTGAtaaaagaaatttggaaatgaaggaaaatgatTGCCCACCCAACAGTGTGTTCAGTCAGCCTCTCTGTATTTCCCCAGCTGGTAAGAGCTGGAAAGAAccttttcttccaagtcagaaaGAATGGGAACATAATCTGCATTATGCAGCACAAAGAGAGAGCATCAAACAGGGTAACTGGAGTGCAGAAGCCCTTAACGAAGCTACTCCAAAGAGACAGTCCTCCCTACTGAATGTTACTTCTGCTCTATCCACTGAAAAATTAGCAAGCTGTCAAGGCATGTTGTCCTGTCCTCCTGAGTGCTCATCTAGTTTCTCAAAAAGCTCTCCACAAGCACTTTCTCATAAAGACAATTCTCAATGCTTAGGAACACTAACTAGCTCTTCAGTAAATTGCACATTTACTGACTCTcaagcagaagagagaaaaacagctcAAGTGAGCAGAACAGGTGTTAGCAAAAAGATTTCACAGAAAACATGGCAAAACGCAAGCACTTTAGTTACTAAGGACTGTAATGGACAATTCACTGCTAGTTCTCcacaaaatggaaataatggaaattctggaaatatttatattcataGTTTTGATGGAGACCCCAATACCTCTGAAAATAGTTTAAGTTATTTTTGCCTTGaaaaaggaactggaaaaaTGAGGAGTACTTCACCTTGTATCGGAAGGTTTCACAAGCAAGACAGCTCACCAAGACATACCAGTAGCTGCAGTATTACTGGCTCCCCTGGCAGAAACAGCTCCAAATCTTCTGACCCCCTTGTTATTTATTACACTTTGCCTAGAAAATCAGCTAGCATTGCGGGCGGTATTATGTCAGATACACCCATCTCTTTACCTAGAGAAAGCAGAACAACATGCGATTGTTTGAGGTCTGAAACTCCACATAGAGCTGACCCCTTTTGTTCTAATCAAAGAGATGTGTCTTCTTTAGACCCAACATGTTCCTTTTTAACATCAGCATCATTAAATGCTGCTACAAGTAATAAAGATTACCCCAGTCCTTTAACCAAAAGTATGAATGATTCAATAAGTAGTAGTACATCAGTTGATCTGACAGACAGATGTAAACATCTAAGTAGAAGAGAatcctctgtgttttcagattATAAGGAGGGGGGAAATTTTTTGCAGAAATATAAAACCACAAGCACATTTACAGTTTGTGTTGATGAAGATCATGTCAAGTATCATGAATTAGTTTCAATTTATTACACACTACCACGGAGGCATTCAAGAACATTTTGTAGCCTCTTTAGAGATAATTCAGAGGATGCAGATTTACCTTGTCccaaagaaaatgttcagtCACCAAGaatacaaaacaagaaaaatgaagatcaTGTGAGTTTAGCAAATGGCTTTTTCCCTACTACTTCAGAAAAAGAGGTGCCTTCATATTCTTCTGATCAAGTATCTTCAGTTTTGGTCACACCTCAGAATTTAAGAACTGCTGCTGATAGTGAAGAGGAGAGTTCTCACTTTTCCCCTAGCTCTGAGAAGTCAGTGAGTGTGGTAActaacaagaaagaaaattcagcatATCTTTCATTAgcagaaaatgtgctttctgaTGTGGTgacaaaagaaatttcttttggTAGCCCACAACCCACTGCAATAGTGGCTAAGTCAGGTAAGGTCATTTCTGATGCTTCAAGCAgccaaaatgcagaaatacatctgaaagaaaagaaggaaattttacAAAGAGCCACACCACTAATGTCCACTTCATCAATCCCTCCCAAGCCAGGCAGACATTTAGAGAATCGTTTATATTGTACTTCAAcgaataaaaatattattcagaaGGGAAGCTCTGAAAGTTGCTCTCAGCCCCCAAAAGTgaacaacaggaaaaatttGAACAGTTTACTCCTCTGCTCCGGAGAGAAGAGTTCCCTTGGAAGGAGTGGTAACACAGCACATGCTGATGTGCCACTTACTCCCGTGGAAGACGTGTACACAGATAGTACCCAAGTTAAACAGAGAGTAAATTTCCTACACCAAACCACCCCTCTGCgtaataataaatttaatggACTGCAATTAAGAGCTGacagttcaagaaaaaaagaaaatggtttaaaCTTTTGTAGCAAAGTGCTTCCAGAGTCTCAGAGAAAAACATCTGAGGTGAGCACAGCTTCCAGTGCTGATCCATTACTTCAGCTAGGCAAAGTGACTAGCACAGATACAGATGaagtaaagaatttaaaaattaaaaaagagcaaaactcACAGAGTTCTCATATGGGTAAAGTTTACAGCAGTTTTCAGGAATCAAAGAGGCGTAGTGAAGGCAACCTGAACACTAAAGATAAAGTTCCCAGGGCTACACAAGATAAGAAGATAACACAGAGTGCAGAAGATGAGAACAAACTTCTCTCTGACTGCACAAGAGACAAAGTCAAAGAtatagaaaaaaggaaaaacagaccttcaattaaaaataaattggcaGCTGTTTACAAAACAAGTCGTaaattttcaagtaaaaatttACCCCCCAAGCCACACATAAGtaacattttttcacagaatgatGGAAGTGCCACTTCTTTAGAGGTCAACATGTCCCTTGACTCATTGATTTCAATGGATTCTCACCAGCCATTCCTGGAGTTGGACAATGAAAATCAGAATCACAGTCTGAACTCTGATAAGAATTTGCCAAGACCAAGAACAGCTGAGAATAAGAAGACTGAAAATCAGAATGATCCTTCTTTGCTTAACACCAAAAGGAGGCCTTTTACAAGTTCATACACCCAGAAGGAAGCCATCAGTCCTCGAAAAACTGCAGTGAAAGTGGAAAATAGGCCAAGACTCACAACTCTATTTCCAGATAAACCAGTAACCATGAGAAATAAGAATTCCCAAATGCTTGATCTTGGGTTAGAAAGCAAAATCCAGCCCATCACTCCCAGTGCTACTACCTCATATCCACTGgatgaagagaaaggaagagctAGCAGTCATGCCTGCACTCCTCCCTCGCCACTTTTAACTGACAAAAACTTAAACACCTATGTAAATAACTGCTTGCAGGCAGACACATGTCCAGAGCAAAACTTGGCTTCCCAGACAGTGCTTGGTCAGCGTCAAAATACCTCTCAGCCTACTGGCTTAGAAAACGCTAACCTCAATAGCTATCGGTTGCGCAAGAGCCATGCGAAAAGTCAGCGTGAGCGTCACCTCTCTGAGAGCATTTGTGCTCGAGATTCCCTTGAGACCTCTGCCTCAGGAAGCAATATTCTACCCAAAGATGGCATACATGGGAAGAGATTTAAATCTTACTCAGAGCTGTTGTCTTGTGACGAGAATGAAAACTGGGCATCAGACCATGAGAAATGTTACAGCACTAGAAATTTAATGTATCCGTCTGTGGAATTTGGTATATTTGGCAAAGAGCAACAACTGGCTTTCCTGGAAAATATCAAGAGGTCACTCACAGAAGGGCGATTATGGAGACCGTGTCTTCTTAATAACCCTGGCGCTTTCAGAGATACAGAGAACTCTTCTATAAACAGGGCTGAGCTTCTGAGCTCGAGTTCTGCTGGGAGCAAAATGTCATCAGCTGCTTCATCGCCCCGAGAGCTGACTGATACCTACGTGGAAGACCCAGCCGCTTATTCGGACTCAGACAGTGATACCACCACCGATGATGAATATTACCTAGATGAGATAGATAAAGAATCAGAGCTATGA
- the EXPH5 gene encoding exophilin-5 isoform X3, giving the protein MLQEGVRLHGDTEDANKRYDSSASPSSKVEEMATAEMCNSPKSTVTSGHSFDTNQNEIMEKSTLEWNEQLEKEIFSVLSDLDDQLAQEQIQDPLDRTVSTSSASNVQSSSAFPTSKRQTASRGQQRNDWSDMPSTFCPDGLRTLRAKDEHKIFIRPRKLHSAYMNWHQTAFQEDCSYGDAIDGNPRLHRRRLSSVSFGRSSEGSLYPPSVTQNSGFRHKSCMNRDTAGRSYSVCSLRRCPSSVSSDQLSASSLQHPLARESKNGFVPRFGRQNPKRIPLSSIVWNNTPDSSEETPEKMFRTQSLMEFHATDYGRYPSSLQETKKRSSYHSKHHYRRSISSSNCFSRVSCPDKATSPLPFDNWENYPLYKSESNLSRSYYRDTSSHGKLYANQKNSSYGRKDSYPSWADIPQCYSDEVFVSPDASFEVFMANLNDQQWAHTKNAKFGSQRLQNDFHMYSPENTSIKRMTRTANRTSSEFTEGCQPWLNRSSSVSSSGIRTDESVFPSSKDQPKPTGLNRNSVVITQRSTKADFAHLERAECMKQQDGNMLLQSVPQQADTSYINAQSFSSNSPASAMWQRDVSLFNTMTSKRQTQATARGDTAKIYISNGDKRNLEMKENDCPPNSVFSQPLCISPAGKSWKEPFLPSQKEWEHNLHYAAQRESIKQGNWSAEALNEATPKRQSSLLNVTSALSTEKLASCQGMLSCPPECSSSFSKSSPQALSHKDNSQCLGTLTSSSVNCTFTDSQAEERKTAQVSRTGVSKKISQKTWQNASTLVTKDCNGQFTASSPQNGNNGNSGNIYIHSFDGDPNTSENSLSYFCLEKGTGKMRSTSPCIGRFHKQDSSPRHTSSCSITGSPGRNSSKSSDPLVIYYTLPRKSASIAGGIMSDTPISLPRESRTTCDCLRSETPHRADPFCSNQRDVSSLDPTCSFLTSASLNAATSNKDYPSPLTKSMNDSISSSTSVDLTDRCKHLSRRESSVFSDYKEGGNFLQKYKTTSTFTVCVDEDHVKYHELVSIYYTLPRRHSRTFCSLFRDNSEDADLPCPKENVQSPRIQNKKNEDHVSLANGFFPTTSEKEVPSYSSDQVSSVLVTPQNLRTAADSEEESSHFSPSSEKSVSVVTNKKENSAYLSLAENVLSDVVTKEISFGSPQPTAIVAKSGKVISDASSSQNAEIHLKEKKEILQRATPLMSTSSIPPKPGRHLENRLYCTSTNKNIIQKGSSESCSQPPKVNNRKNLNSLLLCSGEKSSLGRSGNTAHADVPLTPVEDVYTDSTQVKQRVNFLHQTTPLRNNKFNGLQLRADSSRKKENGLNFCSKVLPESQRKTSEVSTASSADPLLQLGKVTSTDTDEVKNLKIKKEQNSQSSHMGKVYSSFQESKRRSEGNLNTKDKVPRATQDKKITQSAEDENKLLSDCTRDKVKDIEKRKNRPSIKNKLAAVYKTSRKFSSKNLPPKPHISNIFSQNDGSATSLEVNMSLDSLISMDSHQPFLELDNENQNHSLNSDKNLPRPRTAENKKTENQNDPSLLNTKRRPFTSSYTQKEAISPRKTAVKVENRPRLTTLFPDKPVTMRNKNSQMLDLGLESKIQPITPSATTSYPLDEEKGRASSHACTPPSPLLTDKNLNTYVNNCLQADTCPEQNLASQTVLGQRQNTSQPTGLENANLNSYRLRKSHAKSQRERHLSESICARDSLETSASGSNILPKDGIHGKRFKSYSELLSCDENENWASDHEKCYSTRNLMYPSVEFGIFGKEQQLAFLENIKRSLTEGRLWRPCLLNNPGAFRDTENSSINRAELLSSSSAGSKMSSAASSPRELTDTYVEDPAAYSDSDSDTTTDDEYYLDEIDKESEL; this is encoded by the exons ATGCTGCAGGAAGGAGTGCGCTTACATGGAGATACAGAAGATGCTAATAAAAG ATATGACAGTTCTGCTAGCCCATCCTCAAAAGTGGAAGAAATGGCAACG GCTGAAATGTGTAATTCTCCAAAGTCAACTGTAACAAGTGGTCATTCTTTTGAtacaaaccaaaatgaaataatggaGAAAAGTACACTGGAATGGAATGAACAGCTGGAGAAAGAGATTTTCAGTG ttCTGAGTGATCTGGATGACCAGCTGGCCCAGGAACAAATCCAAGACCCTTTGGACAGGACAGTTTCTACTAGCAGTGCATCAAATGTCCAAAGTAGTAGTGCATTCCCTACTTCAAAGAGGCAGACTGCTAGTAGGGGGCAACAGAGAAATGACTGGAGTGATATGCCTAGCACATTTTGCCCAGATGGACTGAGAACACTAAGGGCCAAAGATGAACACAAGATTTTCATCAGACCAAGGAAGTTACACAGTGCATATATGAACTGGCACCAAACAGCCTTTCAAGAAGATTGCAGTTATGGTGATGCAATCGATGGAAATCCTCGTCTGCACCGTAGGAGGCTGTCTTCGGTTTCTTTCGGACGGTCTTCAGAAGGGAGCTTATATCCTCCTTCTGTAACACAGAACAGTGGATTTAGGCACAAGAGTTGTATGAACAGGGATACAGCTGGCAGAAGTTACTCTGTATGTTCCCTTCGGAGATGTCCATCATCAGTATCTTCTGATCAGCTATCAGCATCAAGTTTACAGCATCCATTGGCAAGGGAGAGCAAGAATGGTTTTGTACCAAGGTTTGGTCGACAGAACCCAAAGAGAATTCCTCTGTCTTCCATTGTATGGAACAACACACCAGACTCTTCTGAAGAAACTccagaaaaaatgtttagaaCTCAATCACTGATGGAGTTTCATGCTACAGACTATGGCAGATATCCCAGCTCTTTACAAGAAACTAAGAAACGCTCAAGTTACCACTCAAAACACCACTATAGAAGATCTATTTCAAGTAGTAATTGCTTTAGCAGAGTTAGTTGCCCTGATAAAGCTACTTCTCCGTTGCCCTTTGATAACTGGGAAAACTATCCTTTGTACAAATCAGAAAGTAATCTCTCTAGGTCCTACTACAGAGATACCTCTTCTCATGGCAAGTTGTatgcaaaccaaaaaaattcttcttatGGAAGAAAAGACAGCTATCCTTCTTGGGCTGATATTCCTCAGTGTTACAGTGATGAAGTGTTTGTTTCCCCTGATGCCAGCTTTGAAGTGTTTATGGCCAATTTAAATGACCAGCAGTGGGCACATACAAAGAATGCCAAGTTTGGTTCACAGCGCCTGCAGAACGATTTTCACATGTACTCTCCAGAAAATACAAGTATCAAAAGGATGACAAGAACTGCAAACAGAACTTCTTCAGAATTCACTGAGGGCTGTCAGCCTTGGCTAAATCGTagctcttctgtttcttcatctGGTATCAGAACTGATGAGTCAGTCTTTCCCAGTTCAAAGGACCAACCAAAACCTACAGGACTGAACAGGAATTCAGTTGTCATTACCCAAAGGAGTACTAAGGCAGACTTTGCACACCTGGAAAGGGCTGAATGTATGAAACAGCAAGATGGAAACATGCTGTTACAGTCAGTTCCTCAACAAGCAGATACAAGCTACATCAACGCACAGAGTTTTTCCTCTAACAGCCCTGCTTCTGCCATGTGGCAAAGAGATGTATCTCTCTTTAACACAATGACATCAAAGAGACAAACCCAAGCCACTGCCAGAGGAGATACTGCAAAAATTTATATATCAAATGGTGAtaaaagaaatttggaaatgaaggaaaatgatTGCCCACCCAACAGTGTGTTCAGTCAGCCTCTCTGTATTTCCCCAGCTGGTAAGAGCTGGAAAGAAccttttcttccaagtcagaaaGAATGGGAACATAATCTGCATTATGCAGCACAAAGAGAGAGCATCAAACAGGGTAACTGGAGTGCAGAAGCCCTTAACGAAGCTACTCCAAAGAGACAGTCCTCCCTACTGAATGTTACTTCTGCTCTATCCACTGAAAAATTAGCAAGCTGTCAAGGCATGTTGTCCTGTCCTCCTGAGTGCTCATCTAGTTTCTCAAAAAGCTCTCCACAAGCACTTTCTCATAAAGACAATTCTCAATGCTTAGGAACACTAACTAGCTCTTCAGTAAATTGCACATTTACTGACTCTcaagcagaagagagaaaaacagctcAAGTGAGCAGAACAGGTGTTAGCAAAAAGATTTCACAGAAAACATGGCAAAACGCAAGCACTTTAGTTACTAAGGACTGTAATGGACAATTCACTGCTAGTTCTCcacaaaatggaaataatggaaattctggaaatatttatattcataGTTTTGATGGAGACCCCAATACCTCTGAAAATAGTTTAAGTTATTTTTGCCTTGaaaaaggaactggaaaaaTGAGGAGTACTTCACCTTGTATCGGAAGGTTTCACAAGCAAGACAGCTCACCAAGACATACCAGTAGCTGCAGTATTACTGGCTCCCCTGGCAGAAACAGCTCCAAATCTTCTGACCCCCTTGTTATTTATTACACTTTGCCTAGAAAATCAGCTAGCATTGCGGGCGGTATTATGTCAGATACACCCATCTCTTTACCTAGAGAAAGCAGAACAACATGCGATTGTTTGAGGTCTGAAACTCCACATAGAGCTGACCCCTTTTGTTCTAATCAAAGAGATGTGTCTTCTTTAGACCCAACATGTTCCTTTTTAACATCAGCATCATTAAATGCTGCTACAAGTAATAAAGATTACCCCAGTCCTTTAACCAAAAGTATGAATGATTCAATAAGTAGTAGTACATCAGTTGATCTGACAGACAGATGTAAACATCTAAGTAGAAGAGAatcctctgtgttttcagattATAAGGAGGGGGGAAATTTTTTGCAGAAATATAAAACCACAAGCACATTTACAGTTTGTGTTGATGAAGATCATGTCAAGTATCATGAATTAGTTTCAATTTATTACACACTACCACGGAGGCATTCAAGAACATTTTGTAGCCTCTTTAGAGATAATTCAGAGGATGCAGATTTACCTTGTCccaaagaaaatgttcagtCACCAAGaatacaaaacaagaaaaatgaagatcaTGTGAGTTTAGCAAATGGCTTTTTCCCTACTACTTCAGAAAAAGAGGTGCCTTCATATTCTTCTGATCAAGTATCTTCAGTTTTGGTCACACCTCAGAATTTAAGAACTGCTGCTGATAGTGAAGAGGAGAGTTCTCACTTTTCCCCTAGCTCTGAGAAGTCAGTGAGTGTGGTAActaacaagaaagaaaattcagcatATCTTTCATTAgcagaaaatgtgctttctgaTGTGGTgacaaaagaaatttcttttggTAGCCCACAACCCACTGCAATAGTGGCTAAGTCAGGTAAGGTCATTTCTGATGCTTCAAGCAgccaaaatgcagaaatacatctgaaagaaaagaaggaaattttacAAAGAGCCACACCACTAATGTCCACTTCATCAATCCCTCCCAAGCCAGGCAGACATTTAGAGAATCGTTTATATTGTACTTCAAcgaataaaaatattattcagaaGGGAAGCTCTGAAAGTTGCTCTCAGCCCCCAAAAGTgaacaacaggaaaaatttGAACAGTTTACTCCTCTGCTCCGGAGAGAAGAGTTCCCTTGGAAGGAGTGGTAACACAGCACATGCTGATGTGCCACTTACTCCCGTGGAAGACGTGTACACAGATAGTACCCAAGTTAAACAGAGAGTAAATTTCCTACACCAAACCACCCCTCTGCgtaataataaatttaatggACTGCAATTAAGAGCTGacagttcaagaaaaaaagaaaatggtttaaaCTTTTGTAGCAAAGTGCTTCCAGAGTCTCAGAGAAAAACATCTGAGGTGAGCACAGCTTCCAGTGCTGATCCATTACTTCAGCTAGGCAAAGTGACTAGCACAGATACAGATGaagtaaagaatttaaaaattaaaaaagagcaaaactcACAGAGTTCTCATATGGGTAAAGTTTACAGCAGTTTTCAGGAATCAAAGAGGCGTAGTGAAGGCAACCTGAACACTAAAGATAAAGTTCCCAGGGCTACACAAGATAAGAAGATAACACAGAGTGCAGAAGATGAGAACAAACTTCTCTCTGACTGCACAAGAGACAAAGTCAAAGAtatagaaaaaaggaaaaacagaccttcaattaaaaataaattggcaGCTGTTTACAAAACAAGTCGTaaattttcaagtaaaaatttACCCCCCAAGCCACACATAAGtaacattttttcacagaatgatGGAAGTGCCACTTCTTTAGAGGTCAACATGTCCCTTGACTCATTGATTTCAATGGATTCTCACCAGCCATTCCTGGAGTTGGACAATGAAAATCAGAATCACAGTCTGAACTCTGATAAGAATTTGCCAAGACCAAGAACAGCTGAGAATAAGAAGACTGAAAATCAGAATGATCCTTCTTTGCTTAACACCAAAAGGAGGCCTTTTACAAGTTCATACACCCAGAAGGAAGCCATCAGTCCTCGAAAAACTGCAGTGAAAGTGGAAAATAGGCCAAGACTCACAACTCTATTTCCAGATAAACCAGTAACCATGAGAAATAAGAATTCCCAAATGCTTGATCTTGGGTTAGAAAGCAAAATCCAGCCCATCACTCCCAGTGCTACTACCTCATATCCACTGgatgaagagaaaggaagagctAGCAGTCATGCCTGCACTCCTCCCTCGCCACTTTTAACTGACAAAAACTTAAACACCTATGTAAATAACTGCTTGCAGGCAGACACATGTCCAGAGCAAAACTTGGCTTCCCAGACAGTGCTTGGTCAGCGTCAAAATACCTCTCAGCCTACTGGCTTAGAAAACGCTAACCTCAATAGCTATCGGTTGCGCAAGAGCCATGCGAAAAGTCAGCGTGAGCGTCACCTCTCTGAGAGCATTTGTGCTCGAGATTCCCTTGAGACCTCTGCCTCAGGAAGCAATATTCTACCCAAAGATGGCATACATGGGAAGAGATTTAAATCTTACTCAGAGCTGTTGTCTTGTGACGAGAATGAAAACTGGGCATCAGACCATGAGAAATGTTACAGCACTAGAAATTTAATGTATCCGTCTGTGGAATTTGGTATATTTGGCAAAGAGCAACAACTGGCTTTCCTGGAAAATATCAAGAGGTCACTCACAGAAGGGCGATTATGGAGACCGTGTCTTCTTAATAACCCTGGCGCTTTCAGAGATACAGAGAACTCTTCTATAAACAGGGCTGAGCTTCTGAGCTCGAGTTCTGCTGGGAGCAAAATGTCATCAGCTGCTTCATCGCCCCGAGAGCTGACTGATACCTACGTGGAAGACCCAGCCGCTTATTCGGACTCAGACAGTGATACCACCACCGATGATGAATATTACCTAGATGAGATAGATAAAGAATCAGAGCTATGA